The Nocardia sp. NBC_01503 sequence ATGATCGAGTATCGCGGGACCACCCTGCCCGAACTCGATGTGGAGGCGGTGCTGCGGCGCGCCCCCGCGGTGGTGCTGGTCGACGAGCTCGCGCACACCAATGTGCCGGGCGGCAAGCACGAAAAGCGTTGGCAGGACGTACAGGAGCTACTGGACGCCGGGATCGATGTGGTCTCCACGGTCAATGTGCAGCATCTGGAGAGCCTCAACGACGTGGTCGAGCAGATCACCGGCGTGGTGCAGCGGGAAACCGTGCCGGACTGGGTGGTTCGCTCCGCGGATCAGGTCGAACTGGTGGACATCACCCCGGAGGCGTTGCGGCGCAGGCTCTCCCACGGCAATGTGTACGCGGCCACCAAGGTCGACGCGGCACTGCGCAATTACTTCCGGCCCGGCAATCTGACCGCGCTGCGCGAACTCGCGCTGCTGTGGCTGGCCGATCAGGTGGACGCCGCCTTGGCGAAATACCGTGCGGACCACAAGATCACGGACACTTGGGAGGCACGCGAACGCCTGGTGGTGGCCGTCACCGGCGGCGGCGAATCCGAGACCATCGTGCGCCGGGCCAGCCGGATCGCGGCCAAATCCAGTGCCGAACTCATCGTGGTGCACGTGGTCCGCGGTGACGGGCTGGCCGGGGTCTCCACCCAGCGCCTGACCCGGCTGCGCGATCTGGCCACCGGCCTGGGCGCGAGCCTGCACACCGTCACCGGTGACGATGTCCCCACGGCGCTACTGGATTTCGCGCGTCAGGTGAACGCGACCCAGCTGGTACTCGGCACCTCGCGGCGCTCACGCTGGGCGCGCATGCTCGACGAGGGCATCGGCGCGACCGTGGTGCAGGAGTCCGGCAAGATCGATGTGCACATGGTCACCCACGAGGAGTCCAATCGCGGCTTCCGCTGGTCCTCACTCGCCCCGCGCGAGCGCAAGCTCGGATCCTGGTCCGCCGCACTGCTGGTGCCCTCGCTCATCTGCCTCGTCACCGGATTGTGGCTGGACCGCTGGCTGGATCTGGGCGGGGAGAGCGCCCTGTTCTTCATCGGCGTCATCGTGGTGGCGCTGTTCGGCGGCGTGGCCCCGGCGGCATTGTCGGCCTTGCTCTCGGGTGTCCTTTTGAACTGGTACTTCACCGAGCCCCGACACAGCCTCACGATTGCCGAGCTGGACAATCTGCTCACCATCGTGGTGCTGCTGATGGTGGCGGTCGCGGTCGCCGCGCTGGTGGATGTGGCGGCCAAACGAACCCGCGAGGCGCGCAAGGCCTCTCGGCAAGCCGAACTGCTGACGCTGTTCGCGGGCGCGGTGCTGCACGGCGCGGATCTGCCGGACCTGCTCGAGCGGGCCCGCGAAGCCTTCAGCCAGGAGGCTGTCAGCCTCATCACCGATGAGGCAATGGTGGCCTCGGTCGGCGAGGATCCGCCGACCGAGGTGATCGACGCCTTCACCGCCATCGAAGCCGGCGACGATACGCACTGGCTGCTGCTGCGCGGGCGCGCGCTCAGCTCCGGTGACCGGCTGGTGCTCGGTGCGGTCGCGAATCAGGCGGCGGGACTGGTGCATCAGAAGCAGTTGCAGGCCGAGGCGGGTGCCGCACAGGCGGTGATGGAGGCCGACAAACTGCGCCGCGCACTGCTGTCCGCGGTCAGCCACGATCTGCGCACGCCACTGGCCGGCGCCAAGGCCGCGGTCTCCAGCCTGCGCAGTGTGGATGTGGAGTTCTCCCCCGAGGACACCGCGGAATTGCTGGAGACCATCGAGGAATCGGTGGATCAGCTGACCGCGCTGGTCGGCAATCTGCTGGACTCCTCGCGGCTCGCGGTCGGCGTGATCAAACCGCAGATGCGGCGAACATACCTCGATGAAGTCGTGCATCACGCGCTCATGGGCATGGGCACCCGTGGGCTGGGGCGCGTAGCCATGAACCGGGTGAAGGTGGAGGTCGGCACCCTCTGCGTGCGTGCGGACGGCGGGCTGCTGGAGCGCGTGCTGGCCAATCTCATCGACAACGCCGTGCGCTACTCCCCCGGCGACTCACCGGTGCGAGTCACCGCCGAACACACCGGGCAACGCGTAGCCATTACGGTGGTTGATACCGGTCCGGGAGTTCCGACCGGTATGGAAGATCAGCTCTTCGAACCCTTCCAGCGGCTCGGCGATCGCGACAACTCCACCGGTGTGGGCCTGGGCCTGTCGGTGGTGCGCGGTTTCGTCGACGCCATGGGCGGCACCGTGCACGCCGAGAACACCCCCGGCGGCGGTTTGACCATGGTGATCGATATGCAGGCATGCGATGAACAGGAGAACGAGTGACGAACGCGGCGCCCGCGCCGACGAAAGTCCTGGTGGTTGATGACGAACCGCAGATCCTGCGGGCCCTGCGCATCAACCTGTCGGTGCGCGGCTACGAGGTGACCACGGCATCCACCGGGGCCGCGGCCCTGCGCGCGGCCGCCGAGAAGCATCCCGACGTGGTGGTGCTGGACCTGGGCCTGCCCGATATGGACGGCATCGAAGTCCTTGCCGGACTGCGCGGTTGGACCACCACCCCGGTGATCGTGCTCTCCGCGCGCACCGACTCCTCCGATAAGGTCGAGGCCCTGGACGCCGGCGCGGACGACTACGTCACCAAACCCTTCGGCATGGACGAGCTGCTGGCCCGGCTGCGCGCCGCGGTCCGCCGCTCCTCCGGCACCGCCGACACCTCCGAGCCGGTAATCGAAACCTCTTCCTTCACAGTGGATCTCGCCGCCAAGAAGGTCACCCGGCACGGCCGCGACGTGCACCTCACCCCCACCGAATGGGGCATGCTCGAAATGCTGGTCCGCAACAAGGGCAAACTCGTCGGCCGCCGCGAAATCCTGCGCGAGGTGTGGGGTCCGTCCTACGCCACCGAAACCCATTATCTGCGTGTGTATCTCGCGCAGTTGCGGCGCAAGCTCGAGGACGATCCGTCACAGCCCAAACACCTGCTCACCGAGGCGGGAATGGGTTACCGCTTCCAGGTGTGAGAGTCAGCGGGTCAGGCGCAGGGGTAGTGACTTCAGACCGTTGTTGAGGTTGGAGCGGATGCGGCGGGAGTCGCCGGTCTGCTCGATCTTCGGGAACCGGGCGAGCAGCTCCTCGAAGAAGACCCGCCCTTCCAGGCGGGCCAGATGCACGCCCAGACAGAAGTGCTGGGCCAGACCGAAGGACAGGTGCGGGTTGGGGTTTCGGCGGATGTCGAAGCGCTGCGGATCGGTGAATACCTCTTCGTCCCGATTGGCGGAGGTGTACCACATGGCCACCTTGTCGCCCGACTTGATCGGGACGCCGCGGATTTCGGTGTCCTCGGTGGCGGTGCGCCGGAAGTAGTGCAGAGGGTTGGCGTAGCGCAGGATCTCCTCCACCGCACCGGGAATCAGTTTGGGGTCCGCGCGCAGCGCCGCGAGCTGGTCCGGATGCTGGAGCAGCAGCTCCACTCCCGACGAGAGCATGGTTTTGGTGGTGTCGTTGCCCGCGACCACCAGCTGCGTGAAGAAGCTGCCGAACTCTATGTCGGACATGGCCTTTCCGCCGAACTCACCGGCGAGGATGAGAGAGGTGAGATCGGCCCGCGGCTCC is a genomic window containing:
- a CDS encoding response regulator, with the translated sequence MTNAAPAPTKVLVVDDEPQILRALRINLSVRGYEVTTASTGAAALRAAAEKHPDVVVLDLGLPDMDGIEVLAGLRGWTTTPVIVLSARTDSSDKVEALDAGADDYVTKPFGMDELLARLRAAVRRSSGTADTSEPVIETSSFTVDLAAKKVTRHGRDVHLTPTEWGMLEMLVRNKGKLVGRREILREVWGPSYATETHYLRVYLAQLRRKLEDDPSQPKHLLTEAGMGYRFQV
- a CDS encoding sensor histidine kinase KdpD; the encoded protein is MRRGQLRIYLGAAPGVGKTFSMLSEAHRRLERGRDVVAAVVETHGRSKTAEMLAGIERIPPRMIEYRGTTLPELDVEAVLRRAPAVVLVDELAHTNVPGGKHEKRWQDVQELLDAGIDVVSTVNVQHLESLNDVVEQITGVVQRETVPDWVVRSADQVELVDITPEALRRRLSHGNVYAATKVDAALRNYFRPGNLTALRELALLWLADQVDAALAKYRADHKITDTWEARERLVVAVTGGGESETIVRRASRIAAKSSAELIVVHVVRGDGLAGVSTQRLTRLRDLATGLGASLHTVTGDDVPTALLDFARQVNATQLVLGTSRRSRWARMLDEGIGATVVQESGKIDVHMVTHEESNRGFRWSSLAPRERKLGSWSAALLVPSLICLVTGLWLDRWLDLGGESALFFIGVIVVALFGGVAPAALSALLSGVLLNWYFTEPRHSLTIAELDNLLTIVVLLMVAVAVAALVDVAAKRTREARKASRQAELLTLFAGAVLHGADLPDLLERAREAFSQEAVSLITDEAMVASVGEDPPTEVIDAFTAIEAGDDTHWLLLRGRALSSGDRLVLGAVANQAAGLVHQKQLQAEAGAAQAVMEADKLRRALLSAVSHDLRTPLAGAKAAVSSLRSVDVEFSPEDTAELLETIEESVDQLTALVGNLLDSSRLAVGVIKPQMRRTYLDEVVHHALMGMGTRGLGRVAMNRVKVEVGTLCVRADGGLLERVLANLIDNAVRYSPGDSPVRVTAEHTGQRVAITVVDTGPGVPTGMEDQLFEPFQRLGDRDNSTGVGLGLSVVRGFVDAMGGTVHAENTPGGGLTMVIDMQACDEQENE